In Streptomyces sp. NBC_00569, a single genomic region encodes these proteins:
- a CDS encoding DUF3830 family protein, with protein MADRYIEVSLAKRGVQCTAKLLDDRAPLTCAAVWDALPLGSDVYHAKYARNEIYALFPAFADREPPLENPTITPIPGDLCYFSFSGTELGTQAYGYESGAELRPGAAVVDLALFYERNNLLINGDVGWVPGIVWGQVVEGLDRMAEACQDLWRGGALGETLAFRRA; from the coding sequence ATGGCCGACCGATACATCGAAGTCTCCCTCGCCAAGCGGGGAGTTCAGTGCACGGCAAAGCTGCTCGACGACCGCGCTCCGCTGACTTGCGCGGCGGTGTGGGACGCGCTTCCACTGGGCTCCGACGTCTACCACGCGAAATACGCGCGCAACGAGATCTACGCCCTTTTCCCGGCATTCGCGGACCGGGAGCCACCTCTGGAGAATCCGACCATCACCCCCATTCCGGGGGACCTCTGCTATTTCTCCTTTTCCGGTACGGAACTGGGGACCCAGGCATACGGCTATGAATCCGGCGCCGAGCTCAGGCCCGGCGCGGCCGTCGTCGACCTCGCCCTCTTCTACGAGCGCAACAACCTGCTGATCAACGGCGACGTCGGCTGGGTCCCCGGCATCGTCTGGGGCCAGGTCGTGGAAGGCCTCGACCGGATGGCCGAGGCCTGCCAGGACCTGTGGCGCGGCGGCGCGCTGGGCGAGACGCTCGCGTTCAGGCGGGCGTAG
- the ehuD gene encoding ectoine/hydroxyectoine ABC transporter permease subunit EhuD yields MPHFWDGVLVTLQALVLGSLISFSLGLVWAIAFRAPTRFVRWPVGIVTEFIRNTPLLVQLFFLYFVLPEWGIQFSALTTGIVAIGLHYSTYTAQVYRAGIEAVPAGQWEAARALSLPYRRTWTAVILPQAIRRVIPALGNYVIAMLKDTPLLAGIGVLELLQRSRLEAAQTFQYTEALTVVGVAFIVIAYPSSLLLRALERRLVR; encoded by the coding sequence ATGCCGCACTTCTGGGACGGCGTGCTCGTCACGCTCCAGGCCCTCGTCCTCGGCTCGCTGATCTCCTTCAGCCTCGGCCTGGTCTGGGCCATCGCCTTCCGCGCCCCGACGCGCTTCGTGCGCTGGCCGGTGGGCATCGTCACCGAGTTCATCCGCAACACCCCGCTGCTCGTGCAGCTCTTCTTCCTGTACTTCGTGCTGCCGGAGTGGGGCATCCAGTTCTCCGCCCTGACCACCGGCATCGTCGCCATCGGCCTGCACTACTCGACGTACACCGCGCAGGTCTACCGCGCGGGCATCGAGGCCGTGCCCGCCGGCCAGTGGGAGGCGGCACGGGCGCTGAGCCTGCCGTACCGCAGGACGTGGACGGCGGTGATCCTGCCGCAGGCCATCCGCCGCGTGATCCCGGCGCTCGGCAACTACGTGATCGCGATGCTGAAGGACACCCCGCTGCTCGCCGGGATCGGCGTGCTCGAACTGCTTCAGCGGTCCCGCCTGGAAGCGGCCCAGACCTTCCAGTACACGGAGGCCCTGACCGTCGTGGGTGTCGCCTTCATCGTCATCGCCTACCCCTCCTCCCTCCTCCTCCGAGCCCTGGAGCGACGTCTTGTCCGCTGA
- a CDS encoding LLM class flavin-dependent oxidoreductase, whose translation MAGNDEIRATAQGTAPVPLSVLDLVTVGAGRTATDALRTSVKIAKLAENRGFNRYWVAEHHSMPGVASSSPAVILAHLAAHTERIRLGSGGVMLPNHAPLVIAEQFGTLEAMAPGRIDLGLGRAPGTDGATAAALRRTDRLNEGADDFPQQLAELTRFLDDDFPDGHPYARIHAVPGPVQATSPGGVQSPHRPPIWLLGSSGFSARLAGVLGLPFAFAHHFSAQNTVPALDLYRESFKPSAVLSSPYALIGVSALAADEEKEARRQVLAAALNMVRLRTGRPGLVPTPEEAETYAFSPMEREFVDSWNANVIHGTADEVRAGLDDLQKRTGADELMLTANAHTAEIRLRSYELVADAYGLPLG comes from the coding sequence GTGGCCGGAAACGACGAGATCCGGGCAACCGCCCAGGGCACCGCCCCCGTGCCCCTCTCGGTCCTCGATCTGGTGACCGTGGGCGCCGGCCGCACCGCCACCGACGCCCTGCGGACCAGCGTCAAGATCGCCAAGCTCGCCGAGAACCGCGGATTCAACCGCTACTGGGTCGCCGAACACCACTCCATGCCGGGCGTGGCGTCCTCGTCCCCGGCCGTGATCCTGGCGCATCTCGCCGCCCACACCGAGCGCATCCGCCTCGGCTCGGGCGGCGTCATGCTCCCCAATCACGCGCCCCTGGTCATCGCCGAGCAGTTCGGCACCCTGGAGGCGATGGCCCCGGGCCGTATCGACCTCGGCCTCGGCCGCGCCCCCGGCACCGACGGCGCGACGGCCGCCGCCCTGCGCCGCACCGACCGGCTCAACGAGGGCGCCGACGACTTCCCCCAGCAGCTCGCCGAGCTGACCCGGTTCCTCGACGACGACTTCCCGGACGGCCACCCCTACGCCCGCATCCACGCGGTCCCGGGCCCGGTCCAGGCCACGTCCCCCGGCGGCGTGCAGTCTCCGCACCGCCCGCCGATCTGGCTCCTCGGCTCCTCCGGCTTCAGCGCCCGCCTCGCCGGTGTCCTCGGCCTGCCCTTCGCGTTCGCGCACCACTTCTCCGCGCAGAACACGGTCCCGGCCCTCGACCTCTACCGCGAGTCCTTCAAGCCGTCCGCGGTCCTGTCCTCCCCGTACGCCCTCATCGGCGTCTCCGCGCTCGCCGCGGACGAGGAGAAGGAGGCCCGCCGCCAGGTCCTCGCGGCCGCCCTCAACATGGTCCGCCTGCGCACCGGCCGCCCCGGCCTCGTCCCGACCCCCGAGGAGGCGGAGACCTACGCGTTCAGCCCGATGGAGCGGGAGTTCGTCGACAGCTGGAACGCGAACGTCATCCACGGCACCGCCGACGAGGTCCGCGCGGGCCTCGACGACCTCCAGAAGCGCACCGGCGCCGACGAGCTGATGCTCACCGCCAACGCCCACACCGCCGAGATCCGCCTGCGCAGTTACGAACTCGTCGCCGACGCGTACGGGCTGCCGCTCGGCTGA
- a CDS encoding amidase, protein MTELTELTAEALVDGYRKGGFSPVDATRAVLRRIEEVDPAVNAFVRLDAETALAQAEASAERWRRGEPQGLVDGVPVSVKDILLMRGGPTLRGSRTVRAEGAWEEDAPSVARLREHGAVFVGRTTTPEFGWKGVTDSPLSGVTRNPYDVSRTSGGSSGGSAAAVALGAGPLSLGTDGGGSVRIPAAFCGIFGLKPTYGRVPLYPASAFGTLAHVGPMTRDAADAALMMDVITGADWRDWSQLGPVGSGFRDGLRGGVRGLRVAFSPSFGGQVAVRPAVAAAVRKAVEGLAGLGAYVEEADPDVTDPVEAFHTLWFSGAARVTQNLSPAQRALLDPGLREICAQGSGVSALTYLAAVDVRAELGRRMGRFHSSYDLLVTPTLPLTAFEAGVEVPKGSGLRRWTGWTPFTYPFNLTQQPAATVPVGVDADGLPVGLQIVGARHADALVLRAAHTLYEAGIAGIPAPTPA, encoded by the coding sequence ATGACCGAGCTCACCGAGCTGACCGCGGAAGCGCTCGTCGACGGCTATCGCAAGGGCGGGTTCAGCCCCGTCGATGCCACGCGGGCCGTCCTGCGCCGCATCGAGGAGGTGGATCCCGCGGTCAACGCCTTCGTGCGGCTCGACGCGGAGACCGCCCTCGCGCAGGCGGAGGCGAGCGCGGAGCGCTGGCGCAGAGGTGAGCCGCAGGGCCTGGTGGACGGGGTCCCGGTGTCGGTGAAGGACATCCTGCTGATGCGCGGCGGGCCGACGCTGCGCGGCTCGCGCACGGTGCGCGCCGAGGGCGCGTGGGAGGAGGACGCGCCGTCCGTGGCGCGGCTGCGCGAGCACGGTGCCGTGTTCGTGGGCCGCACGACGACGCCGGAGTTCGGCTGGAAGGGCGTCACGGACTCGCCGCTGTCGGGCGTGACCCGCAATCCGTACGACGTCTCGCGCACCTCGGGCGGATCGAGCGGCGGCAGCGCGGCGGCGGTGGCGCTCGGCGCGGGCCCGCTGTCGCTGGGCACCGACGGCGGCGGATCGGTGCGGATCCCGGCGGCATTCTGCGGGATCTTCGGTCTGAAGCCGACGTACGGGCGCGTGCCGCTCTATCCCGCGTCCGCGTTCGGGACCCTCGCGCATGTGGGGCCGATGACACGGGACGCGGCCGACGCGGCGCTGATGATGGACGTGATCACGGGCGCGGACTGGCGTGACTGGTCGCAGCTCGGCCCGGTCGGGAGCGGCTTCCGCGACGGGCTGCGGGGCGGGGTGCGGGGCCTGCGCGTCGCGTTCTCGCCGTCGTTCGGCGGGCAGGTCGCGGTGCGGCCGGCGGTCGCGGCGGCGGTCCGCAAGGCGGTGGAGGGGCTCGCCGGGCTCGGGGCGTACGTGGAGGAGGCCGATCCGGACGTCACGGACCCGGTCGAGGCGTTCCACACCCTGTGGTTCAGCGGGGCGGCACGGGTGACGCAGAACCTGTCGCCCGCACAGCGCGCCCTCCTCGATCCGGGCCTTCGCGAGATCTGTGCGCAGGGGTCCGGGGTCAGCGCGCTCACCTATCTCGCCGCGGTCGACGTGCGGGCCGAACTCGGCCGGCGGATGGGCCGGTTCCACTCGTCGTACGACCTGCTGGTGACGCCGACGCTGCCGCTGACGGCGTTCGAGGCGGGCGTCGAGGTGCCCAAGGGGTCGGGGCTGCGGCGCTGGACGGGGTGGACGCCGTTCACGTACCCGTTCAACCTGACGCAGCAGCCGGCGGCGACCGTCCCGGTCGGGGTGGACGCGGACGGGCTTCCGGTGGGCCTTCAGATCGTCGGCGCGCGGCACGCGGACGCACTGGTCCTGCGTGCCGCGCACACCTTGTACGAGGCGGGGATCGCCGGGATTCCGGCGCCTACGCCCGCCTGA
- the ehuC gene encoding ectoine/hydroxyectoine ABC transporter permease subunit EhuC yields the protein MTAGLWEHWVLPGIWITIQLTVYSAALATVVAFGVGMARTHRLKIVRFLAGFYTEVFRGTSALILMFWIFFVLPQLAGWSLVPMWAAVLALGLSYGAYGAEVVRGALNAVAPAQREAGVALSFTPWQRMRLILLPQAVPEMIPPFSNLLVELLKGTALVSLLGIGDVSFAAYLVRLATQESAQIYAITLVIYFVIAFLLTRGMRALERKTKAGLGRRPDPGTGLMRKLNIRQTTETAPVPTSAGGGGA from the coding sequence ATGACAGCGGGACTGTGGGAACACTGGGTCCTTCCGGGCATCTGGATCACGATCCAGCTCACCGTGTACAGCGCGGCCCTCGCGACCGTCGTCGCCTTCGGGGTGGGCATGGCCCGCACGCACCGGCTGAAGATCGTGCGCTTCCTCGCCGGCTTCTACACCGAGGTCTTCCGCGGCACGTCGGCCCTGATCCTGATGTTCTGGATCTTCTTCGTGCTGCCGCAGCTCGCCGGCTGGTCGCTGGTCCCGATGTGGGCCGCGGTCCTGGCGCTCGGCCTGTCCTACGGCGCGTACGGCGCCGAGGTGGTGCGCGGCGCGCTCAACGCCGTGGCGCCCGCCCAGCGCGAAGCGGGGGTCGCGCTGAGCTTCACCCCCTGGCAGCGGATGCGGCTGATCCTGCTGCCGCAGGCCGTGCCGGAGATGATCCCGCCGTTCTCGAACCTGCTGGTCGAGCTCCTCAAGGGCACCGCCCTGGTCTCGCTGCTCGGCATCGGTGACGTCTCGTTCGCCGCGTACCTGGTGCGCCTCGCCACCCAGGAGAGCGCCCAGATCTACGCGATCACCCTGGTCATCTACTTCGTGATCGCGTTCCTGCTCACGCGCGGGATGCGCGCGCTCGAGCGCAAGACCAAGGCCGGCCTAGGCCGGCGCCCCGACCCGGGAACCGGCCTCATGCGCAAGCTCAACATCCGTCAGACGACGGAGACCGCTCCCGTTCCCACCAGCGCGGGAGGTGGCGGCGCGTGA
- a CDS encoding D-2-hydroxyacid dehydrogenase — protein MGRAHVVHADESTLASQLPSADVLLVWDFLSDAVRRAWPGEGPRPRWVHTASAGVDRLMCPELAASDTVVTNARGVFDQPIAEYVGALVLAMAKDLPRTLALQGERAWRHRETQRVAGTRACVVGSGPIGRAIVTTLKALGITTALVGRTARAGVHGPADLGRLMARADWVVCAAPLTDDTRGMFDARLFGMMQPSARFINVGRGQLVVEDDLADALAKRWIAGAALDVFEHEPLPQDSALWTAPGLIVSPHMSGDTVGWRDELSRQFVEFYEKWASGEPLPNVVDKKRGYVPGH, from the coding sequence ATGGGACGGGCGCATGTCGTGCACGCCGACGAGTCGACGCTCGCCTCTCAACTCCCCTCGGCCGACGTGCTGCTCGTCTGGGACTTCCTGTCCGACGCGGTGCGCCGCGCCTGGCCCGGCGAGGGCCCGCGCCCGCGCTGGGTGCACACCGCGAGCGCGGGCGTCGACCGTCTGATGTGCCCGGAACTCGCCGCGTCGGACACGGTCGTGACGAACGCGCGCGGCGTCTTCGACCAGCCGATCGCCGAGTACGTCGGCGCGCTCGTCCTCGCCATGGCGAAGGACCTGCCGCGCACGCTCGCCCTCCAGGGCGAGCGCGCATGGCGCCACCGCGAGACGCAGCGCGTCGCGGGTACCCGGGCGTGCGTCGTGGGTTCCGGGCCGATCGGCCGGGCGATCGTCACGACGCTGAAGGCGCTCGGGATCACGACGGCGCTCGTCGGGCGCACCGCGCGGGCCGGCGTGCACGGGCCGGCGGATCTCGGCCGGCTGATGGCCCGCGCGGACTGGGTGGTGTGCGCGGCGCCGCTGACCGACGACACGCGCGGCATGTTCGACGCGCGGCTCTTCGGGATGATGCAGCCGTCCGCCCGCTTCATCAACGTGGGCCGAGGGCAGCTCGTCGTCGAGGACGATCTCGCGGACGCGCTGGCCAAGCGGTGGATCGCGGGCGCCGCGCTCGACGTGTTCGAGCACGAGCCGCTGCCCCAGGACAGCGCCCTGTGGACCGCGCCCGGCCTGATCGTCTCCCCGCACATGAGCGGCGACACGGTCGGCTGGCGGGACGAACTGTCGCGCCAGTTCGTGGAGTTCTACGAGAAGTGGGCGTCCGGGGAGCCCCTTCCGAACGTGGTCGACAAGAAACGTGGGTATGTCCCCGGACACTGA
- a CDS encoding maleate cis-trans isomerase family protein, translating into MTAVGFLYPGHSAEDDYPRIEMLIDSDVRLPVVHTDIGEDAHRVDALIEMGSPQRLAAGVEELRLSGAEAVVWACTSGSFVRGWEGAHEQVRDLAKAAGLPASSTSFAFAHAVGEVGARSVAIAATYPEDVADHFRTFLKAAGTEVVSVRGSGIITAAEVGTWGWPEVRAMAEAGDHADAQALLLPDTALHTAAYVRDLEQELGKPVLTANQVTVWEALRLAGRRVNAPALGTLFTKEPLVQM; encoded by the coding sequence ATGACCGCAGTCGGATTTCTCTACCCGGGACACTCCGCCGAGGACGACTATCCGCGTATCGAAATGCTGATCGACAGCGATGTGAGGCTGCCGGTCGTCCACACCGACATCGGTGAGGACGCGCACCGCGTCGACGCGCTGATCGAGATGGGCTCCCCGCAGCGGCTCGCCGCCGGAGTCGAGGAGCTGCGCCTGTCCGGCGCCGAGGCGGTCGTCTGGGCGTGCACCAGCGGCAGCTTCGTGCGGGGCTGGGAGGGCGCGCACGAGCAGGTGCGGGACCTGGCCAAGGCCGCGGGCCTGCCCGCCTCCAGTACGTCGTTCGCGTTCGCCCACGCCGTGGGCGAGGTCGGCGCGCGCAGCGTCGCGATCGCGGCGACGTACCCGGAGGACGTGGCGGACCACTTCCGCACGTTCCTGAAGGCGGCGGGGACCGAGGTCGTCTCGGTGCGCGGCAGCGGCATCATCACGGCGGCCGAGGTCGGCACCTGGGGATGGCCGGAGGTCAGGGCGATGGCGGAGGCGGGCGATCACGCGGACGCGCAGGCGCTGCTCCTGCCGGACACGGCCCTGCACACAGCGGCCTACGTCCGTGACCTGGAGCAGGAGCTGGGCAAGCCGGTCCTGACGGCCAACCAGGTCACCGTGTGGGAGGCGCTGCGGCTCGCGGGGCGGCGCGTGAACGCACCGGCGCTCGGCACGCTCTTCACGAAGGAGCCCCTGGTGCAGATGTGA
- a CDS encoding maleate cis-trans isomerase family protein, giving the protein MDVSFLGGPHPQRGVGVVAPFDFALDRELWRWVPDEVSLHLTRTPYVPVEVSLDLARLVSEHETLGEAVRALSAAEPEVLAYACTSGSFVGGIAGERAMCEAMFRSGERPSVTTSGALLEALDELGARRIALVTPYTRSVTESLEEYLAEAGITVTGRAFLGLTRHIWKVPYRDVADMARGAARLDADALFISCTNLPTYDVIPQLEAELRIPVISANQVTVWAALRRLGTRAVGPYQALLDESARHWPARELPQLPQEPAGELPEEQEGWA; this is encoded by the coding sequence ATGGACGTCTCCTTCCTCGGTGGACCGCACCCGCAACGCGGTGTCGGTGTCGTCGCCCCCTTCGACTTCGCCCTCGACCGCGAACTGTGGCGCTGGGTTCCCGACGAGGTGTCACTGCACCTCACCCGTACCCCGTACGTACCCGTCGAGGTCAGCCTGGACCTGGCCCGTCTGGTCAGTGAGCACGAAACGCTCGGCGAGGCGGTGCGCGCGCTGAGCGCCGCCGAACCCGAGGTCCTCGCGTACGCCTGTACGTCGGGCAGCTTCGTCGGCGGCATCGCGGGCGAACGCGCCATGTGCGAGGCCATGTTCCGGTCGGGTGAACGCCCTTCCGTCACCACGTCGGGCGCGCTCCTCGAAGCGCTCGATGAGCTGGGCGCCCGCCGTATCGCCCTGGTCACGCCGTACACGCGGTCGGTGACCGAGTCGCTGGAGGAGTATCTGGCCGAGGCCGGCATCACCGTCACGGGCCGCGCCTTCCTCGGTCTGACCCGGCACATCTGGAAGGTTCCGTACCGGGACGTGGCCGACATGGCGAGGGGCGCCGCCCGCCTGGACGCCGACGCGCTGTTCATCAGCTGCACGAACCTGCCGACGTACGACGTCATCCCGCAGCTTGAGGCCGAGCTGCGGATCCCGGTGATCTCAGCCAATCAGGTCACGGTGTGGGCAGCGCTGCGCAGGCTGGGTACCCGTGCCGTGGGGCCGTATCAGGCGCTGCTCGACGAGTCGGCGCGCCACTGGCCGGCCCGCGAGTTGCCGCAGCTGCCGCAGGAACCGGCCGGTGAGCTGCCGGAAGAACAGGAAGGGTGGGCATGA
- a CDS encoding putative bifunctional diguanylate cyclase/phosphodiesterase, with translation MSEGPMTAAGAAPDSTRRAVTESSAAVAAPPHAAAPDSVRTGPDARAHEALGVEPPPPPAPYLSAFLAAPLALAVVDRRGQVVTANAALAVMLGVEDPGRLTGHTAAELVDLASDSRTWHTYQEVLRGRQARLTCTRRIKHPDGHSVWVQVTVSPVPGGRTVLLSLTDISARRELQARLRHLQMHDPVTRLPNRTLFFERLSAALEAGAYDGAGSGRIGLCYLDLDGFKAVNDTLGHGIGDRLLAAVAERLTRCADRIGYGQRAAAPLVARLGGDEFALLVEDSAGTEQLAGLAESVLRSVQEPFDLSGQRLAVSASIGVVERHMEGTTATGLMQAADTTLYWAKADGKARWTLFDPERNAHRMTRQALSSGLRPAVERGEFVLEYQPLVNLGDGVLRGVEALVRWDHPQFGMLTPNRFIGLAEEDGSIVQLGRWILRTACRQARSWQLEHPEAPPVYVSVNVAVRQVWDSDLVADVAEVLAETGLAPELLQLELTESAVMGSAGRPLQALQSLSDMGVHIAIDDFGTGYSNLAYLSRLPVSVLKLDGSFVRGFQYDDGGEHATPADAVIVEAMVQLAHRLGLTVTAECVETAAQAARLRQIGCDTGQGWLYSRPVAPDRISALLTAS, from the coding sequence ATGTCCGAAGGGCCGATGACCGCGGCCGGCGCGGCACCCGACTCCACCCGCCGCGCCGTCACGGAGAGTTCCGCAGCGGTGGCGGCGCCCCCGCACGCCGCCGCCCCGGACTCCGTACGCACGGGCCCGGACGCCCGGGCCCACGAGGCGCTCGGCGTCGAGCCCCCTCCTCCGCCCGCGCCCTACCTCTCGGCGTTCCTCGCCGCACCCCTCGCCCTGGCCGTGGTGGACCGCCGGGGCCAGGTGGTCACCGCGAACGCCGCGCTCGCCGTGATGCTCGGCGTGGAGGACCCCGGCCGGCTGACCGGGCACACGGCGGCGGAACTGGTGGACCTGGCGTCCGACTCCCGCACCTGGCACACGTACCAGGAGGTACTGCGCGGGCGGCAGGCGCGGCTGACGTGCACCCGCAGGATCAAGCACCCCGACGGGCACTCCGTGTGGGTGCAGGTCACCGTCTCGCCGGTGCCGGGCGGCCGTACGGTGCTGCTCTCCCTCACCGACATCAGCGCCCGCCGTGAACTCCAGGCGCGGCTGCGGCACTTGCAGATGCACGACCCGGTGACCCGGCTGCCGAACCGCACGCTGTTCTTCGAGCGGCTCTCCGCCGCGCTGGAGGCGGGCGCGTACGACGGGGCGGGCAGCGGCCGGATCGGGCTGTGCTATCTCGACCTCGACGGGTTCAAGGCGGTCAACGACACGCTCGGGCACGGCATCGGGGACCGGCTGCTCGCCGCCGTCGCCGAGCGCCTGACGCGCTGCGCCGACCGGATCGGCTACGGCCAGAGGGCCGCGGCGCCGCTGGTGGCGCGGCTCGGCGGCGACGAGTTCGCGCTGCTCGTGGAGGACTCGGCCGGTACGGAACAGCTTGCGGGGCTCGCCGAGTCGGTGCTCCGCTCGGTCCAGGAACCGTTCGACCTGTCAGGGCAGCGGCTCGCCGTGTCGGCCTCGATCGGGGTCGTGGAGCGGCACATGGAGGGCACGACCGCGACGGGTCTGATGCAGGCCGCGGACACCACGCTGTACTGGGCGAAGGCCGACGGCAAGGCGCGCTGGACGCTCTTCGACCCGGAGCGCAACGCGCACCGGATGACCCGCCAGGCCCTGTCGTCGGGCCTGCGTCCCGCGGTGGAGCGCGGCGAGTTCGTCCTCGAGTACCAGCCGCTGGTGAATCTGGGTGACGGAGTGCTGCGCGGCGTCGAGGCGCTCGTGCGCTGGGACCATCCCCAGTTCGGAATGCTCACGCCGAATCGGTTCATCGGACTGGCCGAGGAGGACGGCTCCATCGTGCAGCTGGGCCGGTGGATCCTGCGCACGGCGTGCCGGCAGGCGCGCAGCTGGCAGCTGGAGCACCCCGAGGCGCCGCCGGTCTACGTGAGCGTGAACGTGGCGGTGCGTCAGGTATGGGACTCGGACCTGGTGGCGGATGTCGCCGAGGTCCTCGCGGAGACCGGACTCGCTCCGGAACTCCTCCAGTTGGAACTGACGGAGTCGGCGGTGATGGGCTCGGCGGGCCGCCCCCTCCAGGCCCTGCAGTCGCTGAGCGACATGGGCGTGCACATCGCCATCGACGACTTCGGCACCGGCTACTCGAACCTCGCGTATCTGAGCCGGCTCCCGGTGTCGGTCCTGAAGCTGGACGGCTCGTTCGTGCGCGGATTCCAGTACGACGACGGGGGCGAGCACGCGACCCCCGCGGACGCCGTCATCGTCGAGGCCATGGTGCAGCTCGCGCACCGGCTCGGTCTCACGGTCACCGCGGAGTGCGTGGAGACGGCGGCGCAAGCAGCGCGCCTGCGCCAGATCGGCTGCGACACGGGACAGGGCTGGCTGTACTCACGCCCGGTGGCGCCGGATCGTATCTCCGCGCTGCTGACGGCTTCCTGA
- the ehuB gene encoding ectoine/hydroxyectoine ABC transporter substrate-binding protein EhuB, with protein sequence MAPPIWNVTEGTRSLEANRKGIRRRSLLIGATALGAAGAVGAAGCSRVPDGDTLARLQAQGTVRLGIAGEVPYGYIDDSGKFTGEAVELAKVIFKRLGVGHVQPVATDFSSLIPGLQTQQFDVVSAGMYINKERCQQVIFSDPEYQMLDSFIVRKGNPKDLHDYADCVKAKAKFGTGTGYAEIAYAVEAGYKESDIVILQDQVAGLNAVEAGRIDVFAGTALTTREVTKKSRRAEHTEPFAPLVGGKKHIDGGGFTFRSNDTQMRDAFNKEIHKMKASGELFRILRPFGFTQAEMTKLTAEELCK encoded by the coding sequence ATGGCTCCACCTATTTGGAACGTCACAGAAGGAACACGAAGCCTAGAAGCCAACAGAAAGGGCATACGCCGACGATCTCTGCTCATCGGTGCCACCGCTCTCGGCGCGGCCGGCGCCGTCGGGGCCGCGGGTTGCAGCCGCGTACCGGACGGCGACACGCTCGCGCGCCTCCAGGCCCAGGGGACGGTGCGTCTGGGGATCGCGGGCGAGGTGCCCTACGGCTACATCGACGACAGCGGAAAGTTCACGGGTGAGGCCGTCGAACTCGCCAAGGTCATCTTCAAACGGCTCGGTGTCGGCCATGTCCAGCCCGTCGCGACCGACTTCAGCTCCCTGATACCCGGCCTGCAGACCCAGCAGTTCGACGTGGTGTCGGCCGGGATGTACATCAACAAGGAGCGCTGCCAGCAGGTCATCTTCTCGGACCCCGAGTACCAGATGCTCGACTCCTTCATCGTCCGCAAGGGCAACCCGAAGGACCTGCACGACTACGCGGACTGCGTGAAGGCGAAGGCGAAGTTCGGCACGGGCACCGGCTACGCGGAGATCGCCTACGCGGTCGAGGCGGGCTACAAGGAGAGCGACATCGTCATCCTCCAGGACCAGGTCGCCGGCCTGAACGCCGTGGAGGCGGGACGCATCGACGTGTTCGCCGGCACCGCCCTCACCACGCGCGAGGTGACGAAGAAGAGCCGCAGGGCCGAGCACACCGAGCCGTTCGCTCCCCTGGTCGGAGGCAAGAAGCACATCGACGGCGGCGGATTCACGTTCCGCTCGAACGACACCCAGATGCGCGACGCCTTCAACAAGGAGATCCACAAGATGAAGGCGAGCGGCGAGCTCTTCCGCATCCTGCGGCCGTTCGGCTTCACCCAGGCCGAGATGACGAAGCTGACCGCAGAGGAGCTGTGCAAATGA